The sequence below is a genomic window from Ipomoea triloba cultivar NCNSP0323 chromosome 2, ASM357664v1.
GTCGTTTCATGGTAAAATTGTGAAAATTGGTTTTGAAAGTGATCTCATTGTAGGAGGAGCGCTAGTTGATTCCTATACAAATTTGGGATTTCTGTATGATGCCTATAAGGTTTTCAAAAACCTGGAAGGGAATGATAATATGGTTTTCTGTGCTTTATTGGCGGGACATATTCAACACGGGAATCCTGATCAGGGTCTGCATTTGTTCCTTGACTTCATCTCAGAAGGTAATAAGCCAGATCCATTTACCTTTGCAAGTGTATTCAGCTTGTGCTCAAAGTCAACAATTGAGGGTATTGGTTCCCAAGTCCATTGCAGTTTGATCAAACATGGTTTTATTATGGATCCGGTTATAGGTAGTGCCATAGTCAACATGTACGGAAATATTGGGATGATTTCTGAGGCCTATAAATGTTTCCTTGAAGTTGAAAGCAAAAATACAATATGCTTTAGTGCTATGATCAACTATTTTCTTTTAGATTCTAGGCATGATATGGCACTAGAATTGTTTTTCAAAATGAGGACTTTAGCTCTTGAACTATGTCAGTCTACAGTAAGTTATGTTGTTCGAGCTTATGCACATCTTAACATGTTAAGAGAAGGAAAAAGCCTTCATTCCTATACCTTGAAACACTTcattgatattgacttgtgctTGCAGAATGCTCTGATTGAGATGTATGTTAAGTGTGGGCTTGTTGAAAAAGCAGAGACATTGTTTAATGCTATGATGATCCCTAATGAATTCTCATGGACAACTGTTATTACTGGTTACAGTGATTTAGGGCAATCCAGGAAAACATTTTCAATATTTCAGAATATGCTTCTCTCACCTGTGGCAGTGACACCAAGTCAATATACTATTGTTCCTCTCCTTCAAGTGTGTTGTTCAGGGGAAACATTCCTTGCAGGAAAACAAGTTCATGGTTATGTCATCAAAGCAGGTTTTGAACATAATCTATTTGTTGGAAGTGCACTGATAAATATGTATGCAGGATTCAAGCATGAAAGTAAAAGTGCTTTTCTAGTATTTATATCAATGAGCCAACAAGATATTGTACTCTGGAGCTCCATGATAACAGCATGGGCTCAAAATGGATATTACCGGGAAGCTTTACTGCTCTTTGTGAAATTCCAAAATGATTCCATATTTTCAGTTGATGAATCCATTTTGGTGAGCTGCCTTTCAGCTTGCACAGCTTTAACATCACTGGAGATTGGAAAATGTTTCCATGCCTTGTGTATGAAAACTGGAATCGAGTCTTCTGTCCATGCTGCATCTTCCATTATAGATATGTATAGTAAGTGTGGAAGCATAAGGGATGCATACAAATTCTTTGAAGGGTCGAGAAAGCAAACTGTAGTGACATGGACCGCAATGATATGTGCATATGCTTATCATGGGCTTGGAATAGAAGCTATTCAACTGTTTCATGAGATGAAAGCTGCTGGGTTCAAACCAGACGAATTGACATTTACCGGAGTTTTAACTGCGTGTAGCCATGCAGGGCTCCTAGCTGAGGGTTGGAAGTTATTTGAATCCATGAGAAGTGAATATGACTTGGAAGTAACCATAGCTCATTACACATGCATGGTTGATCTTCTTGGTCGACTAGAAAAGGTAACCGAGGCAGAAGCTTTGATAAATGAAGCACCCTTTGAGTCAAAAACTCAACTATGGAAGATTTTGTTGGGTGCATGCAGCACTCATCAGAACtttgaaaaaggaaaacaaatatCTGAGATGTTGATTGAGTTAGAACCAAATGAACCAACAACTTATGTTATGCTCTCAAACATTTACGCTGCAGCCTCAATGTGGAATCACAAACTAGAGGTTAGAAATAAAATGAAGTATGAGTATGTACAGAAGGAGCCTGGGTACAGTAGGGTAGGATTTGTGAGTTAATTATCTCTGTGACTCTGTCCTTATGTATATGCTACCTTCATGGATTGCTGAAGAGACTGTTTGAGCTTGCACATGCATGGATATCGCAAGAGGCAGACATCGCAGTGAAGAAAAGTCTCAGATTATTGGCTTATTATATGTCTCTACTTGCAAGATGCCATCCAAACAaggtattatattatgtgtGGGTAAGTTTTTCTGTTGGGAAGttgggatttaaaaaaaaaaaaaaaattataatcattATAACAGCTATAAGCATAAAATATGGAAGAATGAGGAATGGCATGCAGCAGGCCTTTTTAAGCTTCTCTTTGGTCCTCCAAGTTGCTGCATCtcctaattaatcaaattaaaggtcACTTTTACCACTGCAAATCAAACCAAAACACAAATGATTGTACTTTTTCCTCCAGAATTCCAACTCTTCTGAATTGAGtgtattataattaattttctcaGAATTAAAATTCTTGATTTGTTGACAGGCCAGGGAGTTTGCATTGGAATGCGTGTGCTCTAGCTTAGCTTGGAAGATCTTCCACTGGATGTTGATGAGCATGAGGAGAAAGCTAAAGCTAGAATCTTGGGCCTAATATGTTCAACTGTAAGTAACAAAAAGTTGCTTAAAATTAAGGTCTTATTCttatatatcatataataaCGAATAAGCTTCTAATTATCAAGGAAATTGACTGAAATGTGAAAAAATGGGAgcaattgacaaaaatatgacGTTTTTCAAAAGttgacaaaaatatgaaaaacacGTTTGGAAAATGGGGTGGGCGTCAGAAACGCATTTTCCAAActcatttgaaaaaaattcatttattttcatttatatttttataaaaaatataaaagagcATCTAATGCTAACACATGTATGTTATAGAGGAGtgcaacattttttttcctcaacCCTTCCAATTACTTTATATTTGATCAGTCAATGACTTCAAGGTTTATACGTATataattgaagaaattaaacTCTTCGGGCCAATTCAActgattaatcaatttaaaataaattcataagttttaTTTTACAAGCAACTTAGAGAGGGAGGGAGAAAGAGAAGTGTAGATTTGGATGGTCTTATTGTGTGATacgtagtatacaaattaaatatttggagATCTATAGGTATTGAGACACatcaaacaatttatttttctcactAGTCTCTAATAGatgatttataaattaattatgttgccGGCGATGAGAGTAGAAGATCAGACAAACATTTAAAAACTGAGAGAACCCGCCAAACCCTAGAAGCTAGCTGTAGCTAAATATGATCCTCAATTTCCTCGAAACATCAACACTTGAAGCCAAACTAGGTTGTATATAATGTTTGTTCAAAGCTAATAAGCTCTTATATCATACAAAAACCCTCGCATTATCCGATCAGGTATTCGATCGCAAGCTTCCGCGCAtagtaaattatttatattattggaGGGTGCAATTAAGCATGGAAACTAGTCTAATGGTGTTTATAGTGATCTGTGCAACGGCCGctaattttatttgttgttgcaTTCTGGCTTCGCGGAACAAGGAAGCAAAAAATAAGCGTAACGCCGCCGGTAGGGATGGAAACATGGTTGTTCTAGCCGGTGCCGGCGCTGCTGTTGCCGGAGCGGCCGCTGTAACCGCCGTTGCTGCGTCGGAGTCTAACGCCGCCGAGGAGAAACGCAGGGAGGCTGATGTTCAAATTGATGTTGGCGCCATTGCTGAAGCTACCGGCGAAGTCACGGTGGGTTGTTgctgtggtggtggtggtggtgatggtagtGGCTGTGGAGGTGGTTGTGGCGGGGATTAATTAGGGGTAATGAAACATTGAAACTGTACTTGtaatttttggggtttttttttttttttttttttttttgaattcgtGTTTGAAAACACTTTTAAtgcacaaaaattaaaataattttttattcagTACATGCACACTCTTAAACTTAGTGCATAATAGTGGTTGTTATTTTACTcgtccaaaataaataaataaaataaatctccATGCATCTTGCATGCATGggattgtttggttgggttagTTTAATTTTGTGCTTTTTTCTTCAAAGGTCaacatcaaattaaagaatggAAGTAATGACAAATGTGAATTGTGATGCATAAGAGTTGAACCAGAGCAAGCTAGCAAcaatattttctaaatttattttctccaaaaatattatttttccttaCTAAAATCAGTATATAATATTTAGTACAATGACTTGgcattaatttgaaaaaaaaaaaatcacttattTTCATTTAGTCAAACTCATctgaattaataaaaaaaaatgtatataaaagTATCTAATGGTGACACATGTATGTTATAGAGGagtgtaacattttttttcctctaccCTTTCAATTACTTTATATTTCAGGCAATGGCTTCAAGGTTTattcgtatatatataattgaagaaaCTAGTAGATGTACCCGATCCAATTTAACtgattaatcaattaatttaaaataaattcataagttttactttaatttactaacaaaGGAGTTATCAATTTGActgattttattatgtgtaataGTATACAAATATTTTGAGATTTATAGGTCCATTgagatacatacatacatctaAGTTACCTTCCTCACTAGTATCTAATTGCCGGCAATGAGAATAGAAGATCAGacaaacatttaaaaattgagagaaCCCGAACTAGAAGCTAATTAAGCTAGCTGTACCTTAATATGATCGTCAATTTCCTCGAAACATCAACACTTGATGGAATCCAAACTAAGGTTGTATATAATGTTTGTTCAAAGCTAAGGTCTAATTATTACATAACCTAGGGTTCGCAAGCTTCCGCGTATtgcaaattatttatattattggaGGGTGCAATTAAGCATGGAAACTAATATGACGGTGTTCATATTGATCTGTATATTCACCGCTCATGTTAGTTGTTGTTGCATTCTGGCTTTGCGGAACAAGGAAGCAAAAAATAAGCGTAACGCCGCCCGTAGGGATGGAAACATGGTTGTTCTCTCCGGCGCCGGCGCTGCTGTTGCCGGAGCGGCCGCTGCGTCGGAGTCTAAGGCCGCCGAGGAGAAACGCAGGGAGGTTGAAGTTCAAATTGATGTTGGCGCCGTTGCTGAAGCTACCGACATGGTGGGGTGTtgttgttgtggtggtggtggtggtggcagTGATGGTAGCGGGTGTGGAGGAGGTTGCGGCGGGGATTAGCTTAGGGGTAATGAAACATTGAAATTGTActtgtaatttttgtttttgttttttttttgggttcgtGTTTGAAAACACTTTTAatgtacaaaaattaaaaaaaaaatcgttatTTAGAACATGAACACTCTTAAACTTAGTATATAATAGTGGTTGTTATTTTTCTggtccaaaataaataaataaaataaatctccATGCATCTTGCATGCATGGggattgtttggttgggttagttttgtgctttttttctttaaagctCAACCTCAAATTAAAGAATGGAAGTAATAATGACAAATGTGAATTGTGATGCAAACGAGTTGAACCAGAGCAAGCTAGCAACAAATGTGGATAAAGCTAGGGGAAATATAATGCAACCATACAAAACATCAGGAAAATATATCCCCCTATTACTAAACCTTTACCAACAAAAATAATCAATGCAAAGGAAATTAAAACCAACCTAacacaaaagaatgaaaatacatGCATGTAGTTTGCATGGGCAGATTAGTTGGTTATGTGATAAAGTTTGGGAATAATGACTCGGATCAAGTTTCACTAACAGTAGTGTTGGAGCAACCTTTCAAAGTGAGGGAAACAGGACCCGGGATAAGTCTCATCAACCATAGTGCGAGAGCAACCTCgatctcaaagtgagggggtaGTAAGCTGAATTACCATATGATACATCCTCCTGTCGGTTTTGTTGGGCTGGGGCGTGGAGCCATCGGGTTGatgattcaaccttttgggaataACAATGAAATTACATGTATCTAGgtttaaaaaaacacaccaattaaataagaaaaaataaagcaaCAAAAATCTAACCTGAAACCTTccttatgaaaaataaggattaAAAAGTTGAAATGCATTTGTCCAATATGAAAGTAAGACTACttgtctttttttgttttttttttttaatataactaacCCTATTAAATTATAGTATGGgaaagtcactacatgtcatctgagtaCAAAGTGTTTAACAAGCTACTTGtcttaaagaaagaaaaaaaaaaaaaaactacttaaaAGCTTTTCAGTGAAAAATACATCCCGGTTGTGTTTTACTGTTTTAGTCTTGTAAAATATAATGCATTTGATTACCCATTTATCcaaaatttaaaacctaagCATTTTTATTTGGTGATTTCACACTCTTCAATTCGCATTTAGCACTGATGAGGTATATTCCTACAAAGAaacataaattaattatgttgccGGCCGCAATCAGAGAAGAAGACATTTGAAAACGTACAAAGATATAGATAGATTATGCTCTTCCCGGCCGGTTCGAACAAATTAACCGTCAACACTAGCAAATAATCATCAATTTCCTCGAAACAACATTATAGAAACCAATTAAGCTAGCTAGctcttatataatataaaaacccTTAGCAACTAATCATCAATTTCCTCGAAACAACACCATAGAAACCGAGCTTGctcttatataatataaaaattaaacccTCTAATTATTATCAGGTGTTCGATCGCAAGCCTTAATTACTTCTAGTACATTGCATaaaacttaattatattattggaaGATGCAAGCATGGATTATTGCGTTTATTTGCATCTTTGTATTGATAGTTATTTCTCAGTTTATTTGCATTGTGATCGCTGTGTCGCGGAAAAAGAAAGCGGAAAATGAGAGAAACAACGGCGGTAGAGATGGGAACATGGTTGTTCTGGCCGGGGCTGCGGTGGCCGGTGGAGCGGCCGCCGCTACTGTAACGGCAGTTGCTGAGTCGTCGGAGTCTAATGCCGCCGCCGA
It includes:
- the LOC116009793 gene encoding pentatricopeptide repeat-containing protein At2g33680-like, coding for MTFLNRFLFAIAKNHTFRCIKSQGIGLLRTPFKLRNFSDLARNGYDVGTKDCIPILQSLGDAGDLISGEQIHSFLIKTGSNQEVFVQNNLMRLYSICGDLSSAHQVFDEISEPNLVSWTSLVSAYIHDGRVDTGLCMFLRMFQTGLMPNEFGFSVVLKACRMINQFVLGESIHGLILKCGLELSKFCSSSILGVYVESGDVKKVRKFFHAIPQWCRSEALCNMFLESCVLSCDLVEANNLFQQMGYFNIRPNCFTYAIMFKLCAAALVADFARSFHGKIVKIGFESDLIVGGALVDSYTNLGFLYDAYKVFKNLEGNDNMVFCALLAGHIQHGNPDQGLHLFLDFISEGNKPDPFTFASVFSLCSKSTIEGIGSQVHCSLIKHGFIMDPVIGSAIVNMYGNIGMISEAYKCFLEVESKNTICFSAMINYFLLDSRHDMALELFFKMRTLALELCQSTVSYVVRAYAHLNMLREGKSLHSYTLKHFIDIDLCLQNALIEMYVKCGLVEKAETLFNAMMIPNEFSWTTVITGYSDLGQSRKTFSIFQNMLLSPVAVTPSQYTIVPLLQVCCSGETFLAGKQVHGYVIKAGFEHNLFVGSALINMYAGFKHESKSAFLVFISMSQQDIVLWSSMITAWAQNGYYREALLLFVKFQNDSIFSVDESILVSCLSACTALTSLEIGKCFHALCMKTGIESSVHAASSIIDMYSKCGSIRDAYKFFEGSRKQTVVTWTAMICAYAYHGLGIEAIQLFHEMKAAGFKPDELTFTGVLTACSHAGLLAEGWKLFESMRSEYDLEVTIAHYTCMVDLLGRLEKVTEAEALINEAPFESKTQLWKILLGACSTHQNFEKGKQISEMLIELEPNEPTTYVMLSNIYAAASMWNHKLEVRNKMKYEYVQKEPGYSRVGFVS
- the LOC116010150 gene encoding glycine, alanine and asparagine-rich protein-like, which translates into the protein MTVFILICIFTAHVSCCCILALRNKEAKNKRNAARRDGNMVVLSGAGAAVAGAAAASESKAAEEKRREVEVQIDVGAVAEATDMVGCCCCGGGGGGSDVISQFICIVIAVSRKKKAENERNNGGRDGNMVVLAGAAVAGGAAAATVTAVAESSESNAAADEEKRKEDRVEIDVGPVAEATRGSKKKKKDYYEVSSGVRPAGIGRARVSIGQTYYGGGGMHAAAHTGGSGGCGGGSGVGVAAATTFAATAALADIGFSGSGDGGFGGGGGDGGGGGGGGDGGGGGGGGDGGGGGGC